The Neosynechococcus sphagnicola sy1 region TTTGTTTAATCTCCTGGTCTGATGGCGGTTGGTTGAGTTGATTTGTCCAAGATCGACGGACACGAGTATCGCAAGTTTCTAAAAACTCTGTTTCTGGTATAACTTGAAATTGAAACAATTGTTCAATACTAAATACACCTTGACTATCAGCCTCCCACAAAAATGTTCTGAAGGGGAACTCCCATTCAGGATTCTCACAATTTGCCTCAGCTAATCTACTAGTAGCCGCTTCAAGGCTCGCAATAAGCTCTATATTCTTAGGCTTTGGCATTTGCTCGTCACAGTTAATTGAGAACTAACTCCAGAGGGATACGGTCTTGCTCCCTCTAAAATCTATCAGCCTAACGACCCCGTTCACCCGCCGCTAGTAACCTCTCGAAATCAATGAAGCAACTCTATACGGTCGGTGTGCAACGGGATTGTTATACTGCGTTTTCAATGACTACCAGATTATTCTTCTTCCCAATCACTTAAGACTGAACCATCAGGCATGACTGTCTTCGACTTGAAACATCCACCTAGTTCGGCTTCTTCAACCGTTGCACCTTGCAGATTAGCTCCAGCAAGTGAAGCTTCGTCTAGTACCGCATTCTGCAAATTAGCATTTTGGAGATTAGCCCCGTCCAAATAAGCCTCAGCAAGAATCGCTCCTTCTAAATCTGCTTCAATAAGAATTGCTTCACTCAGGCTTACCTGTTGGCAATTTGCCTTCCTCAAGTTTGCACGACTTAAATCGGCTTTATCGAGTCTTGCATCAAAAAGAATCGCTTCTTCTAGCACCGCATCTTGTAAATTACAGCCACTTAAATCTACTCCTGTCAGTTCAGCTCGGCGCAAGTTGATACCTCGTAGATCTGCATCTTCTAAAACGTCAGTGTCATGGAACTTAGCATCTTCAAAATCCCTTTCACCATTTGCATAGCGCCTTAGTAACTGCTCTACATTCATATTCAAATATCCAAGAATTTAGGCTATCTACTTTCCGAACGGTCTGACCCAAAAGCTGAGGTATAACGGCAAAATGCAGCGGCGGCAAGCAACCTCGAACTAATCACCAGCGGCTTTCAACCGTCCGCTGCCATGAAGTGTTGGGCGGCTGACGCACACTCAGAATTTATCTTATAAAAGGTAACAAACCAAATTCTTGACGGATATCTAAGAGAGAACGATCCAGCAATGGCTCAAACTCAAGAAATGGCAGCAATTTTTGACGATTGCGAGTTTTAAACCAAATTGGAATTAATTCTAGAATTACCCCAGGAAGCACCCTCAAAATTGCTCCATATAGCCAGAGCGATCCCTTTTCTCTGATCATGTCCTCGTACATCACATCAACGGCAGGAGAGTTTTTCATTTTCAAGTACGTTTGAAACGTACACTCACTTGTCCACCAAAATAGCGGCAGAATTTTTAGCTCATCGTACATTCCCGTGTCACAAGCATAAATCACATGCCCTACATCGTGCGCTCGCAAGATTTTGCCGAAGTCTGAAGGTTGTGTCGCTGGATCAGTGACGTGAGGATTGAGAGCATAGTACTCTGCCAGACCTTCTTGCAAAGTTTGAGTACTGTACTTGTCCATATAAAGAGGTTTTGGGGCCATATAGTTTCGATACGGTACGGTATCGTAAATTATAATAGCACCTATGAACGATGCTAAGAAAAAAACACCAGGAAGACCTCGTAGCGCAGTATCTCACCAGGCAATACTGAAAGCTGCGTTGGAACTGTTGTCAGAAGTCGGCTTTGAGGCGATGAGTATTGAGGCGATCGTCACTCGTGCTGGAGTCGGCAAGACAACCATCTATCGGCGTTACAGCAGTAAAGCTGAACTAGTTGCTGATGCAATCGAGATTATTCGGGAAGAGGTATTAATCCCTGACACAGGAAATCTTTGGAGTGATATAGATGCACTCATCGAGAATGCCGCACAAGTCACCCTTACTCCGCTGGGACGGCAGAGTGTCGCCATGATTATCGGTAGTGCATCGAGCAATCCTGGGTTTGCCCAAATTTACTGGGAAAAATATCTACAACCCCGACGACAATCCTTCGCTATTGTCATCGAACGGGCAAAAGCAAGGAATGAAATTTCAAAAGACTTAGACTCAGGTTTAATTTTTGACGCGATGAGTGGCATCATGCTATACGCATTGATCTTCCCGTCTACTGAATCTTGGACAGCCTATGTTCGTCGTGCCCTAAGTTTGCTGCTTAGATGAGTTTTGATGTAATTAGCTTTGAATACTCGCAGACAACCTAGATGTGCCGTCCCCACAGATAACATGAAGTCGCCCAACTAATACTTAGCTCTCACTTTGAGGACTAAGTAAATGAGTGCTAAACACCCTGAATTGCCCATGGATTAAACGTTGTGGGAATTTTAGCATACCCCATCTGAATAGGCTATATTTTAAAAATCCTGATATAGAAACTAAGCACAAAATCGCTCAAAACTTTATCTGTAAAGCATTCTAGTTATTTTTATTCGATAAAATCTGGTTGCTTAGTCTTCATCGTGGGATCATCACTTGTAAAAAAGGGATTTTATTCCTCACATAGAAGAAAGACACCTGGTTTTCTAAAGGGTGATGCCTAGAAGATTTTATGGCGTGAATTCCTTGGTCAACTCGCCTGCACTCGACAAGTGGCGATAGTAATGGCGGTCACTGCTGTTAAGCTAATCGTCATTCATGTTTCTTAGATGATCACCTTGCGGCAAGGGCTTCAAGCCTAGTTTTCTTCAGATCTCATTTCAGCTGATCGACTCGGAATTCATGCTCCATCGCACTTTGATTCACATTGTCCCAGATCTCAATCTCAGTGATCATTAACAGCTCCGTAGTTGAAATTTAGAATTGAGGAGTCAAAATCAAAAAACTCTTCTGGATTTTGACTCCTCAATTCTTGAGCCAGAGCCTACCGCATCTGAGTCAGAATCACCATGGTACTGAGAATCCTTCGATCAGCCATTGAGTTTTTGGGTAAGTAATTGATTCGTCAATTTAGGATCAGCCCGTCCACCTGTCTGCTTCATGACCTGCCCAACAAAAAAACCCAAGAGCTTGGTTTTGCCATTTCGATATTGCGCCAGTTCTTTGGGGTTGGCAGCCATCACGGTGTCAATGGCCGTCTCTAAGGCACCTGTGTCAGAAATCTGGGTCAGCCCCTTTTGTTCGACTAAGGCCAGGGGTGATCCGCCTTGGGTCAGCAGCTCTGGCAATAAATCTTTGGCAATTTTGCTACTGATTGTATTGTTTTCAATCAACGTCACCAGTTCTGCCAAGGCTGTTGGCTGGAGCGGAATCTCAGTGATACGAAGTTTCTCAGTATTCAGATGAGCCGCAATATCCCCCATAATCCAGTTGGCAGCTGATTTAGCATTAGCTGAGGCTGCAATGGTTGCTTCAAAATACTCTGCAACCGTGCGATCATCGGTTAACACTCGGGCATCATAGGCAGACAGCCCTAGATGGGTTTCGTAACGATGCCGCTTTTGTGCCGGGAGTTCCGGCAACTCTGACTGCCATTGATGCAGCTGTGTAGTTGAAACTTCAATGGGGGGCAGATCAGGTTCTGGGAAGTAGCGATAATCGCTGGAACCTTCCTTACTGCGCATACTAACTGTTTTCTGAGTACCTTCTTCCCAAAGGCGAGTTTCTTGAAACAGGGGTTCTCCTATCTCTAGTGCCTTAGTCTGCCGTTCAATTTCGTACTCGATCGCCCGCTGAATAGCATTGAAGGAGTTCATATTCTTAATTTCGATCTTGGTGCCAAACTTTTCCTGCCCCACCGGGCGCACGGAAATATTGACATCACAGCGCAGGGAACCCTCCTGCATGTTGCCGTCACTCACCCCTAAGTAGCGCACAATGCGGCGGAGTTCCTGGGCATACTCAGCGGCTTCTTGCCCCGTGCGGAGATCGGGTTCCGAGACAATTTCAATCAGCGGTACCCCGGCGCGGTTGTAGTCCACGAGGGAGTAGGTGGATCCAGAGAGGCGCGTCTCGCTGCTGCCTCCATGAACTAGCTTGCCCGCATCTTCTTCCATGTGCAGGCGGGTAATGCCAATGCGCTTGCGTACCGGATTGCCCGCTGCATCCAAGATCTCGATTTCTAGCCAACCATGCTCCGCAATCGGCAAATCGTACTGGGAAATTTGATAGTTTTTTGGCAAGTCCGGATAGAAATACTGCTTGCGGTCAAACTTACTGTAGGGCGCAATCTGACAATTCAGCGCCAACCCTGCCTTAACGGCATACTCCAAAACCTTCTGGTTCAGCACTGGCAAGGTTCCCGGCAACCCCATACAGATCGGGTCAATGTGGGTATTGGGAGTGGCACCAAATAGCGTCGAGCTACTTGAGAAGATTTTGCTTTCAGTATTGAGTTGGCAATGGGTTTCCAGACCAATGACCGCTTCGTACTGAGTTTTGGGGGGAACAGCAGTTGTCATGAACCTGGCGACAGAAGGGACAGAGCGATTGGAATCTATTTTAGCGGAAACCATCGCTGCCTCAAGGATAACCATGACCCGGCTCCTCCATGAGCTGGAGCATACAGGCAAGATCCAGCGATCGCGGCGATCCTTTGTTCTGCTCTCAAGCTCTTTGGAGAGGATGGGTATGAGTTCTCGATAGCTCCCCCTAACTTTCACGGAGGTAGAGGCTAGGGGGAAGCAGAGACCCAGGGTTAACACCCTCAAATGGCCGATCAAGATGATCTAGACGCAGCACTGGCTGGTAGATCGACGAGCCGGTATTTGTGATCTAAATCTTGCTAGAGTTGTTTGACCTGGCTGACTAACTGAGCCACCATCTCTTTGGCACTGCCAAACAGCATCACGGTTTTGTCCTGAAAGAAAAGTTCATTCTCCACCCCTGCAAAGCCCTTACTCATGCCCCGCTTGATCACAATGGTGTGATGAGCTTTGTCTACTTCTAGAATCGGCATCCCATAGATGGGACTACTGCGATCGTGGCGAGCGGCGGGGTTGACCACATCATTGGCACCAATCACCAAGGCAACATCCGTCCGCTCAAATTCTGGGTTGATGTCCTCCATATCGTGGAGTTGGGGATAGGGAACATTGGCCTCAGCCAGCAACACATTCATATGTC contains the following coding sequences:
- the gatB gene encoding Asp-tRNA(Asn)/Glu-tRNA(Gln) amidotransferase subunit GatB, which translates into the protein MTTAVPPKTQYEAVIGLETHCQLNTESKIFSSSSTLFGATPNTHIDPICMGLPGTLPVLNQKVLEYAVKAGLALNCQIAPYSKFDRKQYFYPDLPKNYQISQYDLPIAEHGWLEIEILDAAGNPVRKRIGITRLHMEEDAGKLVHGGSSETRLSGSTYSLVDYNRAGVPLIEIVSEPDLRTGQEAAEYAQELRRIVRYLGVSDGNMQEGSLRCDVNISVRPVGQEKFGTKIEIKNMNSFNAIQRAIEYEIERQTKALEIGEPLFQETRLWEEGTQKTVSMRSKEGSSDYRYFPEPDLPPIEVSTTQLHQWQSELPELPAQKRHRYETHLGLSAYDARVLTDDRTVAEYFEATIAASANAKSAANWIMGDIAAHLNTEKLRITEIPLQPTALAELVTLIENNTISSKIAKDLLPELLTQGGSPLALVEQKGLTQISDTGALETAIDTVMAANPKELAQYRNGKTKLLGFFVGQVMKQTGGRADPKLTNQLLTQKLNG
- a CDS encoding TetR/AcrR family transcriptional regulator; its protein translation is MNDAKKKTPGRPRSAVSHQAILKAALELLSEVGFEAMSIEAIVTRAGVGKTTIYRRYSSKAELVADAIEIIREEVLIPDTGNLWSDIDALIENAAQVTLTPLGRQSVAMIIGSASSNPGFAQIYWEKYLQPRRQSFAIVIERAKARNEISKDLDSGLIFDAMSGIMLYALIFPSTESWTAYVRRALSLLLR
- a CDS encoding pentapeptide repeat-containing protein → MNVEQLLRRYANGERDFEDAKFHDTDVLEDADLRGINLRRAELTGVDLSGCNLQDAVLEEAILFDARLDKADLSRANLRKANCQQVSLSEAILIEADLEGAILAEAYLDGANLQNANLQNAVLDEASLAGANLQGATVEEAELGGCFKSKTVMPDGSVLSDWEEE